A section of the Zingiber officinale cultivar Zhangliang unplaced genomic scaffold, Zo_v1.1 ctg99, whole genome shotgun sequence genome encodes:
- the LOC122037869 gene encoding uncharacterized mitochondrial protein AtMg01110-like — translation MCESLHPLHSWAMRVLSRIPNDGTFNQEGPIHRLSRFCPTDVLSFDLSSATDRWPVLVLTEIFGCFFGQETALCVLNGTLWCNVFHTHRPLLRKARFVYFAAGQPLGYYGSWALFSLSHHFMVWLAAWYVYPRRTAPFRKYALLGDDIVIADRAVAERYKALLDTMDVSISESKSIDSKTGAVEFAKQFWVDRVQVNLTPVSAKAILASSSLIGLCQLAEKYNLSMRCLVRLAGAGYRVRGRMLSTRLSRRWKRLRVVADRSLSYYR, via the coding sequence ATGTGCGAGAGCCTGCACCCTCTACATAGCTGGGCTATGCGAGTCTTATCTCGTATTCCCAATGATGGTACTTTCAATCAAGAAGGCCCCATCCACCGTCTTAGCAGGTTTTGCCCTACTGATGTTCTGTCTTTCGACCTTTCATCTGCGACGGATAGGTGGCCTGTCTTAGTCCTTACGGAGATCTTCGGATGCTTCTTTGGGCAAGAGACAGCGCTATGTGTTCTTAATGGGACCTTGTGGTGTAATGTATTTCATACTCATCGCCCTCTATTAAGAAAAGCGAGGTTTGTTTACTTTGCCGCTGGGCAACCTTTGGGCTATTACGGCTCTTGGGCCCTCTTCAGTCTCTCACACCATTTCATGGTGTGGCTGGCTGCGTGGTATGTTTACCCTAGGAGAACGGCACCATTTCGAAAGTATGCTCTTCTCGGCGACGACATAGTGATCGCTGACAGAGCTGTGGCCGAAAGGTACAAAGCTCTGCTAGATACAATGGATGTCTCTATATCTGAGTCTAAGTCAATTGACTCTAAGACAGGGGCAGTAGAGTTTGCTAAACAGTTCTGGGTAGATCGAGTTCAAGTTAACTTGACTCCAGTATCTGCGAAAGCGATTCTGGCATCTTCGTCACTTATAGGGCTGTGTCAGTTGGCTGAAAAGTACAACCTCTCTATGAGGTGTCTTGTAAGGCTAGCTGGTGCTGGCTATCGAGTCCGTGGTCGCATGCTCTCTACTCGTCTTTCGAGGCGATGGAAACGGCTGCGTGTTGTAGCGGATAGGTCCCTTTCGTACTATCGGTGA